The genomic window TCAAGAATCGGCTATCGCAAGAAAGCATATGATTACTTCATTGAAACTGCCCGGTTAGACCTTGATAATACACATGGAAACACAAAAGACGGCCTTCATATGGCGAATATGGGCGGAACATGGATGTCAATTATCTTTGGTTTTGCCGGTGTCAGAATAAAGGAAACAGGATTATCGATGAGCCCTGATATCCCTGACAACTGGAACCACTATGCATTTAGCGTCCAGTATCAAGGGAGAAAGATTAAAGCTGAAATTAGCAAGACGGGAATCCGCCTGCAATTAGTTAAGGGTGACGATTTGAAGATAAAACTGTATGGGAAAGATGTTACACTCCTTTCTGGACAGCTTTTTGAAACGGATCTTTTGTTGCAAAAATAACATATTGGGGCTGATTCATAACACAGAAGGTCAGATCCATTTAATATATTGTTTTCGCAGAGGTAAAATAGTAAGAAGGTGCAGACAATGACGAAAACACTTCGAGCTGTTATTTTTGATTTGGACGGGGTTATTACGGACACCGCTGAATACCACTACTTAGCATGGAAAGCGCTTGCTGAAGATCTCGGAATTCCGTTCACGAGGGGATTTAACGAGGAATTAAAAGGGGTCTCCCGCATGGATTCGCTTGAAAAAATCCTCGCCCGCGGCGGAAAACAGCACGATTTTTCGAATGAAGAAAAAGAAAAGCTTGCAGATCAAAAAAACCGCCATTATTTAATGCTGATTAAAAACATAACTCCTTCCGACATATTGCCTGGAGTAAAAGAATTCATTTCGGAAATTAAAACAAGGGGAATAAAGATTGGATTGGCTTCGGCAAGCAAAAATGCTTATCAAGTTATGGAGTCTCTTCGGATGAAAGATCAATTTGATGCAATTGTCGATGCCAGAAAAATAAAAAACGGTAAACCCGATCCGGAAATCTTTTTGGCGGCAGCGAAGCTTTTGCAAGTGGAACCTGATGAATGCATCGGGATCGAAGATGCAGCTGCAGGAGTGGAATCGATTAAACGCGCAGGGATGTTTGCGGTGGCAATCGGGGCTAAAGAGAACTTTCCGGGCGCTGATCTCGTATACAGCAGTACCGCTGAACTTTCTTTTGAAAAAATACTTGAAATCTATAACAAAAATTTGACTCAATAGGCATTCGGAGACTTTTCCGGATGCTTTTTCAATGCTGCTACATCGGAACGTTTTGGAAGTGATTCATCGCACGAAGAAATGCAATAGGTTTTTGTTGAGCGCTCATCAGCGGAAAAATAAATGCAGGTGATCCAGCCCTCTTTTTGCGAAACTTAAAGGCAACCAGACGTCAGAACAAAGAACCAGGACGGCGCAAATTTTAATTGCCGGCCTGGTATTTTCATAGAAATGTAACAAAAAGCGCCAGTCAGCGCATTCTTTCGTACCTTATTAAAACGTATTATAAACATTTTCACATGTTTCGGCGGTTGGTTCATAAAAACAGTGAAGTTTGTAACGACCCGCATGCGGCTGATTATACCATGTAGGAGGACAGGCGCCCGGCGGCCTGAAATACCACAAACTGAATTTAGCCGGCCAATATCTTTCTCCTCTAATTGAGCGGCGGGCTAACTGTTTTTCACTTTCCCTTGCCCTCTGATAAAAATATCCTTTCGTAACAGCTTCAAAAGCATGCGGCTGATAAACCATTTGCGGGATCGTACGTATCCCTTTGAAATCGGAACAGTTTGCCCTAATACGATTTATGCCGACATTGCCGACAAGCAGCATTCCCAATCTGCCTTCTCCCTCAGCCTCTGCCCTTAACAATCTTGCCAAAAGATTAATGTCTGATTCCGTTGCCTTTACAACTGCCACAACATCACCTCCAATGTCTCATCACATTATCATATGTGATCAGTCAGATAGATGATAGAAAAAAATTTAGTGAGTCTTTTTCGTCATGTTGAATGGCAGTATGTCAAATTTTCTATCATCCTTAAAATTGAATGTCAGATTTTCTTACATAAATATGTTAATATTCAGCTGTAATTTGTATAATTGTTATTAAAGATGGTGATTTTGAAAGAGGTGTGAAAAGGCGATGGCAATTGATCCTTCCTATAAAACAAAAAAAGTAATCACGATAGGAATCGTCAGTGAACTAACAGGATTATCAGAACGGCAAATTCGATACTATGAGGAGAGGAAGCTTATTTTTCCCGAACGTACGGAAGGCGGCAACAGAAAATATTCTTTTGCTGATGTAGAACAGCTTATTGAAATTGCCAATAAGCGGGAAGAGGGTATTCAAACATATGAAATCAGGCAGGAAATGCTAAAAGCAAAAGAAAAGAGAAAAGAAGAAGAAAGAAAGGTGCGTAATCAAATGCTGAGGGGGCAAATAAACGCAAGGTTCGGGATTCAAAATAGAAATAACTCCCAGTACTAAAATATGGTTGAAATCCGCTTTTTTCGGGCAATATATTAAATACTCGTTTTTAACCTTCTCGATCGGTTCATATAATTTATTACAGGAGCCGGACTAGGCAAAACAAAAATTGGAGGAAAGCGGATGCCTGTTATAAAAGAGATTGACGAGATGTTATCAAAGAAGTTTTGGGAGTTTATGGGGGAAATAATTCGGAATACAAACCAAACAAAGAAGGTGCTTTACCACTATACAAGTTTAGATCGTTTTATGGGAATGATTGAAAGCAATAACCTCTGGATGTCCAAAGGTAATTTTCTTAATGATTCGAGCGAACTGATCTATATTGAAAAGATTGCCAATGATACGATAAATAAGCTCGAGGACCGGATTATCGAAAAGTATGGAAACAGCGGGACAGACGCTATATTAAGAAACGAATTTATTAAACAATTAAAGGTTTCAATCGGCAAATTTATTCATGATATCACCATTGATGACTTTGAGGTTTATGTACTCTCTTTAACGCAGAATCAAGATTCATTGACTCTCTGGTACCATTATTCTAAAGGAGACGGGTATAATATTGGCTTTTCGACAGAAGCATTGATCAATAAAATGAATGAGGTAAAAAAAAGAATTGAACATGAATTCAACCTCTTTTATGGAAAAGTCATTTACGATAAAGACCAACAAGAAAAAATGTTAATGGAAGCATTAATCCGTTCTTTTGATTGTGTTTATCAATTTAAAGACCGCATCAGCTTTGAGGAAATGGCTGAAAATTTGTACCATCATTTCTTTTTGGTTATCACGTCTTTCTCGATCTTTTTTAAGCACGATTCGTTCCGAAACGAAGAAGAGTATCGGATTGCCTTGACAAGAAGAAGAGAAAGAAAACAAGAGACTGAAGTACTTTTCAGAGCAAGAAATGGCATTATCATACCTTATATTCAGATTCATTTTGTTGAAAAACTTCCCGTACGCCATGTCACAATCGGGCCGAAAAACAATATTGCGATTGCCAAAAATGGTGTTGAATATTATTTGAGAAATAAAGGCTACAACTTGGATGAAATTACAGTCAGCAAATCAGTAGCCACATTAAGATATTGAAAAAGAAATTTTTTGTGATTGAGGCCTCGAAAAACGAGAGGCCTTATCTTTTGGGCTGCTTATTCATTAAACTTTGCTCAGCCATTTTTACTAGTTCACGTACCATGCTGCCCCCGATATTTCCGCCAATTTTTCCAGCTTGGTTGGCAGTCAGGTTGCCATTATATCCTTTTTTCAGAGGAATTCCAGCTTCTTTTGCAATTTCAAATTTTGCTTCATCGGGATTTTTTGCTCCGCTGACCTTTGCATTTAGCTGATTGAGTCCTTCTCTCGCTTCCGGAACGAGAATTTTATTTTTTCTTGCCATTTTGAATACCTCCTTTCTTTTAAGTATTTCCTATAGTCACGTTAAAATTTTTTATAGTTTTTTCCTATTTTTAAAAAAGGCAATAACGAGAAACAAAAGGGGGATGATTACTTGAAAAGGAAGATGCAAAACAAGCGGAACAACCTGTAATCCTTCTTTAAAGTGTTCCGGAAAATTGCTGGCAATTATGATGGATAAGAATAAAATAACAAGCCCAATCGGATAAACAAGCTGCGAAGGTTCTTTGACGCGAAATAAGTTTGCAATGCCTGTTACCGCTGCATACATATATACGGATATTTTAAAGAAGCCGCAGATAGTCAAGGCAAACATAAAAAAAACATCAAGACGTTCTAAAAACTCTGCTACTTGGATTGTTTGTATTGTACTGAGCAAAGGAAATTGCGAACGTGAAGTGAGATTAACACCGAGAACGCAGATGTTAATAGTCATTACAAGAGCCAAGTTGATGCCGCTTAACCCTAAGGCCAATATACCGGTGATTTTCACCTTTTTTGGGTTATTCAAATAAGGGAAAATCATCGCAAATACGATCGATTCCCCAAACGGAATGTACCAGGTTTCAGTATATACAGATTTCATTATCGGCCAAATTCCTTCTTCAAGTACCGGTTTTAAGTTATTGATATCAATCAAACCAGAAGCAATAATAAGAATAAAACCGGAGATAGCAAGAAAATATATGATAACAAAAAGCAATTCCCCTGTTCTTGCTAATACCTCGATTCCTTTTCGAACAGTATAAACAATCACGATCATTAATAATGAGTTCACAATGAACAAAGGAGTTTCTGGATAGAAAAATGTTACAAGCATCTCTCCGAAATCTCTCAAAACCCTTGCAGCAAGATAGGCAAAATAGAGTATGTAAAGAAAGGCAAATACCCGACCGAAAAATTTCCCCATTATTTTTTGTGCATATTCTGTTGGTAGGATATCAGGATAAAATTGATAAAGACGATGATAGACTAAAAATAATAAAAAGCCGCCTGCCATTCCAATTAGAATGGCAAGCCAAGCATCTTGCTTCGCCTCAATCGCAAGAGGGATCAACAAAGCACTGCCTAATTCAAATAATAAAATCAGGACAAACAGCTGGCTTGCGTTGATTTTCGCTTTCTCCACTGATTTGTCACTTCCTTTTCACTAACGATTCATTTCTATATCAGAAAGGTGCGGTTTATTCCTTAAACCGGTGCGGCGTATAAAAGCATCTACCGTCACGTCCACTTCTAATTCATGGAAGTGGACATCATTCCAATCGTGTTTCATCTTTTTCCAAGCTTTTGGATCGGAACGGCGTATCGTTTCGCCAAAACCAAAAATGTCCGATTTATTTTTCTGGGCGCGTTCTACGGCAACATATATCTCTTTTTTTATTTCTTTTTCCAATGCTTTTTCTATGTTCGACAGTACACGCGGATCGGTTAGATCAATAGGTAACGTTACCTCGCCAATGTCTCCTTCTGCACGGACATGAATCGAAATTTTTGGTTGTCCATTTTTCATGTTAGCAGAGACTTTCGTTTTTTGGCGGATTACTTGATAAGCGATTGCCTCTTTTTTTTCTTCCCAGTTGATATTGACATCGGTTGCTTTGATTTTATCAAGTCCCCATACTGCACCTCTTGCTGTTTTCCCTTGAATCCAGTCGATCAATTTCCCTTCTTTAAAAATGGCAATGCCGCTGGCTTCAAGGGATGCTTCGGGGGCGGTTTCTTGAATATTCTCCAGCTTTTTAGCATGTTTGGCAGACCCATCTAAGTGAAATCCGGTGATGACCGGTTCTTTTCCGGGAGATTCGAGAGATCTCATCACTTCTTGAATATTGACGTTCAAATGCTCTCCATATCTTTTTTCCGTAAATTTTAATGTTTTAATTACTTTATTAGCCGGAATTTTATCGAGAGGGGTCAACGTTTTAACGATATCAGCTGCTTTCGTATCACGGGCTATCACAACTGTTGCCGTGCTTCGGAATTCAGGATCGCGATCAAGAGCATCAAAAATAGTGGTGATGCCTTGTTTTTTTGCCAGTTCATCACTAATGACGACAAGGTTTGTATGAGCATAATAAAGCCTTCGCGAGAACTTGCTTGATGCATGCCGGCTCACTTCAACGATATTGTCCCCGGTGCTGGAATATATGATAATTGGCGGCCTCTCCCCGCCTCCTCCACCTTGCAGGCCCCCTGCCACGTTTCCTGGATTTATAATTTGAAAGGTTCCGACATACGTGCCATCTTCATTTATGTCAATACCGAAGGCCGCGATTAATGCAAGATCGGTTAGTTCCTTTTTACTCCAGCACCCTGAGAGCAATAGTGTGGCTGTCAACACTAAGAATAGAAATACTTTTTTATGATTCATTTCGGCCACCTTTTTCAATGTCACGATTGACCATCACACGTTTTTCAGGAGGCTGCGGTCTCTGGTTTTTCCCTTCACGAATCGGATTTTTATCGCCGATTAATCTTGCTCTATTCCTTAAAGCCCACCATGGAACCCGGACGAATGTATCACCCGCATTTGCCGGAATGAACGGCGCAAGCGGAGACATATAGGGAACGCCGAATGAACGAAGGCTGCATAAATGAGCGGTCATCATGATAATTCCTAGAATAATCCCATAGAAACCAAATGTTGCCGCACTGATCATAAACAAAAAACGGATTAATCGTGCGGAAATCGCAATCGCAAATGAAGGCGTTGCAAAGTTGGCGATTGCTGTAATGGCCACGACAATCACCATGGCAGGTGAAACAATTCCGGCCTGTACTGCTGCTTGTCCGATCACAAGAGCCCCGACAATCGATACTGCCGAGCCTACGGCTTTTGGCAATCGGATCCCTGCTTCTCGTAAAATTTCAAACGATACTTCCATTATGACCGCTTCAACAAATGCCGGAAAAGGCACCGCTTCCCTCTGAGCCGCAATTGCGATCAACAGCTGTGTCGGAATCATCTCTTGGTGAAATGTAGTAGCAGCAATATAAACAGCAGGTCCTATAAGGGAAATAAAGAGAGTTAAAATCCGCAAAAAGCGAAGGGCTGTTGCGATATCGAAACGCGCATAATAATCTTCAACTGACTGGAAAAACTGAATAAATACAGCAGGAGCTAAAAGCACGAAAGGAGTACCGTTTACAAAAATAGCAACCCTTCCTTCAAGCAGATTGCCGGCAACGATATCCGGTCTTTCTGTATGATAAAGTGTCGGAAAGGTTGTCAACGTCTGATCTTCAATCAGTTGTTCAATATAACCCGATTCTAAAATGCCGTCGATGTCAATCCTTTTTAGTCGTTCACGTACTTCTTCGACGATTTTCTCTTCGGCAATTTCATTTATATACATAATCGCAACATCTGTTTTCGTAATCTTGCCGATTGTCATCGACTCAAGCCATAAGTCCGGATTTTTAATAATCCGACGCACCATCGCTGTATTTGTCTGAATGTTTTCCGTAAACCCTTCTCTTGAACCACGGACCGATATCTGTGTACTTGGATCTTGAACCGCCCGTTTTTCACCGCCCTTTGTACTAGCGCTCAGAGCCTCATTTATTCCATCGACTAAGATTATGGTTTCTCCTGACATTAACGATAAAAATAACTCATCCCAGTCACTTACTGTTTTTACTTTACCGACAGCAACCATCTCTTCTGCGATGATTTCCAAAGCATTTTTTCGAATTAGCTTTTCTTGTAAATCACGATTCATCGTCATGGATTCGATTATGAAATCGTTGATGAATTGAGTGTCCACAATGCCTTCGAAATAAACAATTGCGGTTTTAATCTCAGAATGATTGCCGATTTTCAACGTTCGGATGACTAGGTCTGAACTTTTTCCTGTTTTCTGTTTTATGATTTCAAGATTTGCTGACAAGGAATAATCAATAGGCTCTAAAAAACGATTATTGGACTGTTCTTGACTGTTTTTCTCTTGTTTTTTCCGTTTAAAAAATGAAGGCATACCATAAAATACCTTTCTTTTTTTATTATATTTTTCGCAGTATATACCTCAGTTATGCATTTATTTCTTATAGGTATAACAGTTTTGTGAAGGAAAAAGATATGGATGGAGAGTGATTAGAAATGAAAAACATTGGTATTGCAATTTTGATGATGGGGCTTTTAATGGGATTGTCTCTAGGAATCGATATTCTTCAAGGGTTTGATATCAGCACTGCGCTGCGCAATGCTTTTAATCCTTTCCTTTTGATGGAAGTTATTGAATTATTTATACTCTTTCTTTTTATTTTCACCTTATTGATTAAACCTGTTCTTTTCTTTTTTCAAAAAAGAAAAGAACAAACAAGCAATCCTCAGTCTGAAAAATAATAAACGGGAACAGGTTGGCCTGCTCCCGAGGGATATGTTGGATTCTGAACAATACTCTAATATTTTTTATAAAGGTCAATAACTGCGTTTATCCCTTTAAAACATACGAGTTTCCGTCTTCATCAAGGAATGTTGCAAAAGTTCCCCATTGCATTTGCTTCGGTTCACTTTCGAATTGGACTCCATTTGCCTTCATTTTTTCATAAGTTGCTTGTATATCATCACACACAAAAACGATGGAAGGCTTCATTTGCTCCCAGCCTTTCATCATTGCTTTCGGGTAAAGAACAAGTGCAGTTTCGGCGCCTTTTGGACCAACTTCAAGCCAGCTTCCGCCAGGACCCATTGGAGTTTCGAGAATAACTTCAAATCCGACTTTTTCAGTCCAAAATGTTTTTGCTTTTTGTTGGTCTTCTACATAAACTGCAGCAGTTGCTATTTTAGTTATCATTGTTTTTCCTCCCTATAAAGTTTTGACAAATGAACTTTATCATGTCGATGAATTTTCGTCTTGTAAAAAAACGACATCCTTTGATTCTCTAATAAGAGTTCATAAACAAATTATAACAACAATTACACATAGCGGTGAAGGGGTCTGGCCCTCAACGCTTTAACGCGTTAACGCTTTTATGCAGAGCGGGCCTGGCCCTCAATATCTGAAAATTAAGATGAATTTAAGGTTGGCTGAACGTGGAGTTAAGGTAAGGTGTTTATATTCAATTTGTAAAGAATGGAGGAGGAAGGTTGTAATGGAGAATTTGATTATTGAAACTAGGAATCTTTCAAAGAGGTTCGGAAGTTTTACGGCGGTAGATGATATTGATTTGAGAGTTCCAAAGGGAAAAATTTACGGTTTTCTTGGTCCAAATGGGGCCGGCAAGTCCACAACCATTCGAATGCTTCTCGGTCTAATCAAGCCGTCAAAGGGCGGCGTCCGCCTGGTCGGCAAACCAATTGACAAAAACAGAATGGAAATTCTCAAGAAAATCGGTTCTCTTGTAGAAAGCCCTTCTTATTACGGGCATTTAACGGCATATGAAAACCTTGAGATTACAAGAAAAATTCTTGGGGTAGATAAAAAAGAGATTGACAGAGTATTAGACATCGTGAAACTCTCAGATGTTAAAAATAAATTGGTAAAAAAATATTCGTTAGGAATGAAGCAGCGCCTTGGAATTGCACAGGCTCTTCTTGGAAATCCTGAACTGCTGATTCTGGACGAACCGACAAACGGCCTTGATCCAGCAGGCATTCAAGAGATACGCTATTTGATTAAAACCTTGCCGGAAAAAACGGGAATGACGGTAATGGTGTCAAGTCATATCTTAAGCGAAATCGAGCTGATTGCAAACCACGTTGGAATTATCCATAAAGGAAAACTAATCTTTCAGGGAACAATGGATGAACTTCGCTCAAGAGGAGAGTCGCATATTACGATCGGAGCAAGTCCGGTCCACGAGGCTGCCAATTTTTTAAAAGAAAAAGGATATTCCATAAAGATAAATGAGAATGGAATTATTGTGAAAGATCACTCCGTCAATCCTGCACAAATTAACAGAGAACTCGTTCTTGGTGAATTTGATGTTTATCACCTGAGCCAAAAGAAAGAGACGCTCGAGCAAATCTTCTTGAATATTACTGCAAAGGAGGACGGGAGATGAGGTTCTTAAATCTGGTAACAGCCGACTTTCTCAAGCAAAAAAGAGGGCTCATTTGGCTGTTTTTACTCGTGATTCCGCTCGGAACGACTTCAGCCATGTTTTTGGATA from Bacillus methanolicus includes these protein-coding regions:
- a CDS encoding MerR family transcriptional regulator, yielding MAIDPSYKTKKVITIGIVSELTGLSERQIRYYEERKLIFPERTEGGNRKYSFADVEQLIEIANKREEGIQTYEIRQEMLKAKEKRKEEERKVRNQMLRGQINARFGIQNRNNSQY
- a CDS encoding alpha/beta-type small acid-soluble spore protein → MARKNKILVPEAREGLNQLNAKVSGAKNPDEAKFEIAKEAGIPLKKGYNGNLTANQAGKIGGNIGGSMVRELVKMAEQSLMNKQPKR
- the pgmB gene encoding beta-phosphoglucomutase, which translates into the protein MTKTLRAVIFDLDGVITDTAEYHYLAWKALAEDLGIPFTRGFNEELKGVSRMDSLEKILARGGKQHDFSNEEKEKLADQKNRHYLMLIKNITPSDILPGVKEFISEIKTRGIKIGLASASKNAYQVMESLRMKDQFDAIVDARKIKNGKPDPEIFLAAAKLLQVEPDECIGIEDAAAGVESIKRAGMFAVAIGAKENFPGADLVYSSTAELSFEKILEIYNKNLTQ
- a CDS encoding ABC transporter ATP-binding protein, whose amino-acid sequence is MENLIIETRNLSKRFGSFTAVDDIDLRVPKGKIYGFLGPNGAGKSTTIRMLLGLIKPSKGGVRLVGKPIDKNRMEILKKIGSLVESPSYYGHLTAYENLEITRKILGVDKKEIDRVLDIVKLSDVKNKLVKKYSLGMKQRLGIAQALLGNPELLILDEPTNGLDPAGIQEIRYLIKTLPEKTGMTVMVSSHILSEIELIANHVGIIHKGKLIFQGTMDELRSRGESHITIGASPVHEAANFLKEKGYSIKINENGIIVKDHSVNPAQINRELVLGEFDVYHLSQKKETLEQIFLNITAKEDGR
- a CDS encoding Ger(x)C family spore germination protein; this translates as MNHKKVFLFLVLTATLLLSGCWSKKELTDLALIAAFGIDINEDGTYVGTFQIINPGNVAGGLQGGGGGERPPIIIYSSTGDNIVEVSRHASSKFSRRLYYAHTNLVVISDELAKKQGITTIFDALDRDPEFRSTATVVIARDTKAADIVKTLTPLDKIPANKVIKTLKFTEKRYGEHLNVNIQEVMRSLESPGKEPVITGFHLDGSAKHAKKLENIQETAPEASLEASGIAIFKEGKLIDWIQGKTARGAVWGLDKIKATDVNINWEEKKEAIAYQVIRQKTKVSANMKNGQPKISIHVRAEGDIGEVTLPIDLTDPRVLSNIEKALEKEIKKEIYVAVERAQKNKSDIFGFGETIRRSDPKAWKKMKHDWNDVHFHELEVDVTVDAFIRRTGLRNKPHLSDIEMNR
- a CDS encoding DUF2971 domain-containing protein, producing MPVIKEIDEMLSKKFWEFMGEIIRNTNQTKKVLYHYTSLDRFMGMIESNNLWMSKGNFLNDSSELIYIEKIANDTINKLEDRIIEKYGNSGTDAILRNEFIKQLKVSIGKFIHDITIDDFEVYVLSLTQNQDSLTLWYHYSKGDGYNIGFSTEALINKMNEVKKRIEHEFNLFYGKVIYDKDQQEKMLMEALIRSFDCVYQFKDRISFEEMAENLYHHFFLVITSFSIFFKHDSFRNEEEYRIALTRRRERKQETEVLFRARNGIIIPYIQIHFVEKLPVRHVTIGPKNNIAIAKNGVEYYLRNKGYNLDEITVSKSVATLRY
- a CDS encoding cell wall hydrolase codes for the protein MAVVKATESDINLLARLLRAEAEGEGRLGMLLVGNVGINRIRANCSDFKGIRTIPQMVYQPHAFEAVTKGYFYQRARESEKQLARRSIRGERYWPAKFSLWYFRPPGACPPTWYNQPHAGRYKLHCFYEPTAETCENVYNTF
- a CDS encoding spore germination protein yields the protein MPSFFKRKKQEKNSQEQSNNRFLEPIDYSLSANLEIIKQKTGKSSDLVIRTLKIGNHSEIKTAIVYFEGIVDTQFINDFIIESMTMNRDLQEKLIRKNALEIIAEEMVAVGKVKTVSDWDELFLSLMSGETIILVDGINEALSASTKGGEKRAVQDPSTQISVRGSREGFTENIQTNTAMVRRIIKNPDLWLESMTIGKITKTDVAIMYINEIAEEKIVEEVRERLKRIDIDGILESGYIEQLIEDQTLTTFPTLYHTERPDIVAGNLLEGRVAIFVNGTPFVLLAPAVFIQFFQSVEDYYARFDIATALRFLRILTLFISLIGPAVYIAATTFHQEMIPTQLLIAIAAQREAVPFPAFVEAVIMEVSFEILREAGIRLPKAVGSAVSIVGALVIGQAAVQAGIVSPAMVIVVAITAIANFATPSFAIAISARLIRFLFMISAATFGFYGIILGIIMMTAHLCSLRSFGVPYMSPLAPFIPANAGDTFVRVPWWALRNRARLIGDKNPIREGKNQRPQPPEKRVMVNRDIEKGGRNES
- a CDS encoding GerAB/ArcD/ProY family transporter — its product is MEKAKINASQLFVLILLFELGSALLIPLAIEAKQDAWLAILIGMAGGFLLFLVYHRLYQFYPDILPTEYAQKIMGKFFGRVFAFLYILYFAYLAARVLRDFGEMLVTFFYPETPLFIVNSLLMIVIVYTVRKGIEVLARTGELLFVIIYFLAISGFILIIASGLIDINNLKPVLEEGIWPIMKSVYTETWYIPFGESIVFAMIFPYLNNPKKVKITGILALGLSGINLALVMTINICVLGVNLTSRSQFPLLSTIQTIQVAEFLERLDVFFMFALTICGFFKISVYMYAAVTGIANLFRVKEPSQLVYPIGLVILFLSIIIASNFPEHFKEGLQVVPLVLHLPFQVIIPLLFLVIAFFKNRKKL
- a CDS encoding VOC family protein encodes the protein MITKIATAAVYVEDQQKAKTFWTEKVGFEVILETPMGPGGSWLEVGPKGAETALVLYPKAMMKGWEQMKPSIVFVCDDIQATYEKMKANGVQFESEPKQMQWGTFATFLDEDGNSYVLKG